ACGCTGAGCTGCGTCGTCGACACCGACGCGGGCACCAGGAAGGCGACCACGCCGGATCCCGGATGGGCCTCGTCCACGGTGAGTGCCACGAAGCCACCGGCGAGCGGATTGATCTTCGGTTGGGTGCACAGGCGGTTGTCCGGCCCGACCAGGACGAACTGGGAGCGGTCGACCGCGAAGGTGCCGTTGGTGCGCACGTCCGCCGTGATCGGGACCTCCACCAAGCGGTAGCCGGCGTGGCCCGAGGGGACCGTTGTCGCCATCGGGCGGCCGGAACTGACCTGCAGGGCGGAGGAACTCCCGGTGGTGGCGTGCGTGCCGAACGGGACGGCCGCGCCGTTCAGACCGGGCGCGACGCTGGTCGAGCAGGTCGCCGGTGCCGCGGTGACCGAGCCGTCGCTGCTGCTCGCCGAGCCGTCGGGGCCGCCGGAGCTGCAGCCGGCCAGCAGCGACGCGAGCAGGCCGCAAGCGGCGGCGAGAACGGGGCGGCGCAGCGTCGATCGGGTCACAGGTCGCGTCACGACCGACAGTCTGGCAAACCGCCGGCCGCCGCCGTGCGCAGCCCGCTGGGCGGGACGACTTTCCCGACGGCCGGACCCGGCGCGTACGCTGGTCCGGTGCCTGACCAGGTCTATCTCGACCACGCTGCGACGACGCCGACGCGTCCCGAAGTGATCGCGGCGATCGCCGAACAACTCGCCGTCGGAGGCAATGCGTCGTCGCTGCACACTGCCGGGCGAGCGGCCCGGCGGGTCGTGGAGGAGTCGCGGGAGGCCGTGGCGGCCGCCCTCGGCTGCGGTCCGTCCGAGGTGATCTTCACCTCCGGGGGCACCGAATCGGACAACCTGGCGATCAAGGGAACCTGGTGGAGCCGCCACGCCGCCGACGCGCAGCGCCGTCGGCTGATCGTCGGCACCACCGAGCACCACGCGGTGCTCGACGCCGTCGAACACCTCGTCGACCACGAGGGCGCCACCGTCGACTGGATCGAGGTCGACTCGGTCGGACGCAGCGATCCCGCGCAGGTCCGGGCGCTGATCGAGCGGGACCCCGGGTCCGTCGCGCTGGTGTCGCTGATGTGGGCCAACAACGAGGTCGGCACCGTCCAGCCGGTGGCCGAAGTCGCCGCGGTCGCGCACGAGCACGGCATACCCGTGCACACCGACGCCGTCCAGGCGATCGGTCAGGTGCCGGTCGGTTTCACCGCGTCGGGTGCCGATCTGCTGACCGCGAGCGCGCACAAGTTCGGCGGCCCGCAGGGCACCGGCGTGCTGCTCGCGCGTCGTGATGTGTCGTTGACCCCGCTGACCCACGGCGGTGGCCAGGAGCGCCAGTTGCGCAGTGGCACCCTGGACGTCGCCGGCATCAGGGGTATGGCGCTCGCGGCGACTCTCGCGATCGGGTCGCTCGAGCAGGAACAGGAGAAGCTGTCCGCGCTGCGCGACAAGCTGATTCGGGGAGCACTCGACCTGGGCCTGGACATCGAGGTGACCGGTGCGCACCAGGTCGGCGACGTGACCACCAGACTTCCCGGCAATGCCCACCTGCGGGTGCCCGGCTGTGACGGCGACTCGCTGCTCTACCTGCTGGACGCCGCCGGGATCGAGTGCTCGACCGGCTCCGCGTGCCAGGCCGGTGTGCCGCAACCGAGCCATGTGCTGCTCGCCATGGGCATCAGCGAGGACGACGCCCGCGGCGCGCTGCGGCTGACCCTGGGACACACCTCGACCGACGCGGACGTCGCAGCGTTCCTCGACGCGCTGCCGCCTGCGGTGGAGCGCGCTCGACGGGCCCGGTCGACCACCAGGAGCCCGGCGTCCCGCAGCGCTGCCGGCACGAACGCGGCGGGCGGGAGCAGCCGCTGATGCGGGTCGTCGCAGCGATGAGCGGCGGCGTCGACTCCGCGGTCGCCGCCGCCCGGATGGTCGACGCCGGTCACGAGGTGGTCGGTGTGCACCTCGCGCTGTCCCAATCCGCCGCAACGCTGCGCGAATCCGCTCGTGGCTGCTGCACCATCGAGGACGCGGGCGACGCCCGCCGGGTCGCCGACAAGGTCGGCATACCCTTCTACGTCTGGGACATGGCGCAGCGGTTCAAGGAGGACGTGGTCGAGGACTTCGTCGCCGAGTACACCGCCGGCCGCACACCCAACCCGTGCCTGCGATGCAACGAGCGGATCAAGTTCGCCGCCCTGCTCGACAAGGCGCTCGCGCTCGGCTTCGATGCGGTCGCCACGGGGCACTACGCCCAGATCGTCGACGGCCGGCAGGGCCGGGAGCTGCACCGGGCGGTCGACATGGCCAAGGATCAGTCCTACGTCCTGGGGGTCCTGGACGCCGACCAGCTCGCGCGTTCCTTCTTCCCGCTCGGCGACACGACCAAGCCGCAGATCCGCGAGGAGGCCGCCGCCCGGGGTTTCTCGGTCGCCAAGAAGCCCGACAGTCACGACATCTGCTTCATCGCCGACGGGGACACCAAGGGCTGGCTGACCCGCCGGCTGGGCGAGCAGCCGGGCGACATCGTCGACACCGACGGAACGGTCGTGGGCCACCACGAGGGGGCGTTCGCCTACACCGTCGGCCAGCGACGCGGGCTGGGCCTGAAGGTCCCGCGGGAGGACGGCGCCAAGCGTTACGTCGTCGACGTGCAGCCGAGCAGCAACACCGTGGTCGTCGGCACCGAGGACCTGCTGGGCATCGACCTCGTCGTCGGGGAGCACGCCCGCTGGTGCGGGGAGGCACCGGTCGGGGAGCTGCGTGTCGGCGCCCAACTGCGTGCGCACGGAGAGGAGTTCGCCGCCACCGCGGTCGCGGAGGGCGAGCGTGTCACCGTCCGGCTCGATGCGCGGGCGCGCGGTGTCGCACCGGGACAGTCCGTGGTGCTGTATGACGGCACACGGGTCGTCGGGTCCGCGACCATCACGGCGACGGACCGCAGGCGATCCGCGTCCGGGTGAAACCGATTGGGGCGGCGGACCGTCAGGGTTGGGAAGGTCGCCGTAACACCGGCTATCGTGGCGGCCGATCGAAGGAACATGAGGGGATCCGCCAATGGCTCTGACCAACCACCGACTGACGCGCCCGATACTGACCGTCGCGACCATCAGCACCGTGTGTCTCGGGCTGGCTGCCTGCGGCGGCGGCAACGACTCGCCGACGGTCGCGGCTCCTCCGAGCACGAGCAACACCTCGACGGCCCCGACGACGTCGCAGACCAGCTCTTCGTCGTCGGCGCCGAGCACCCCGGCGTCCGAGACCAGCGGCTCGAGCTCGGCGGCGAGCGGCGACACGGTCGCCGCCCACTTCGAGCCGGGCCAGTGTTATGACGACACCGTCAACTGGCAGGTCACGCCCTGCAACCAGTCGCACAAGCTCGAGGTCACCGCGGTCGTGAAGACCACCAAGGACGCCGACGACATGGTCAAGCGTGGCGTGCTGCGGACCTGGACCTGCAACAACGCCATCGCGGCATACGTCGGCAGCCCCACCGCCGGCTTCTCCCGGATCCTGGGTCAGCCGGTGCCGTCGATCATCGACCCGAACTCCGACAAGGAGATCGTCTGCGCCGCCGCGGTGGCCAAGCCGGACGACTCCGGCTACGAGCAGATCACCTACAAGCTGAAGAACCGCATCAAGGACAAGGGCTACGTCGACTACCGCATCTGCACCAGCGATCGGCCGAGCAAGTCGGACTCACCCAAGATCGTGCCGTGCAGCGATCCGCACAAGGCGGAGACCATCGGCGGCTACGTGATCGGCAAGGCCGACGGCAAGTACCCGGGTGGCAAGGCCGTCGACCAGTCGGCCCTCAAGCACTGTGTGCCGCTGGCCAAGACCTACCTCGGCACGGTCCGCGGCGACGTCATCGCCGCCGCGAACAGCACCGGCGAGGCCGGCTGGGTGAAGGGGACGACGATGACCGCCTGCTTCGTCGAGGCGACCAAGGGCACCTTCCTCAAGCCGCTCAAGGGCATGAAGGACAAGCCGCTGTCCAAGTTCCAGTGATCGTGATGCGCGGGTTCCTCGGAGCGGGCTGCCTGGCGCTGGCGTGCGTCGGCCTCGTAGGGTGCGGCGGCGGCAGCGGGCCGGTCGCGGTCACCAGTGCGGCGACACAGGACACCGCACCCACGACGGGCACCGTCGCGACGAGTTCGAGCAGCTCACCGGCCCAGCAGTACGTGGTCGGCCAGTGCTATCGGGACGACGGCTGGCAGCTCACCCCGTGCACGCAGCCGCACGAGAAGGAGATCACGGCGGTCGTCGACACGACGAGGTATGCCGACGACATGGTCATGCGCGGCGTGCTGCGCACCTGGACCTGCAACAACGTGCTGCCCGGGTATGTCGGCAGCTCCACCGCCGGGTTCTCGCGGATCTTCGCCACGTCGGTGCCCACCGCCGACGTACCGGACTCGGACAAGCAGATCGTGTGCGCCGCGAGCGTGGACAAGCCGGACGATTCGGGCGCGCAAACCGTCTCGTACACCGTGCGCGACCGGATCAAGGACAAGGGTTACGTGCCCTATCGCTTGTGCACGAAGGAACGGCCGAGTACGACCACGTCCGACTCGCTGACCTTCATCTCGTGCAACGAGCCGCACCAGGCGGAGACCACCGGGGGATTCGTCCTCGGCTCCCCGGACGGCCGGTATCCCGGTCTGAAGACGGCCCAGAGCGATGCGACCAACGAGTGTCTGCCGCTCGACCGGACCTATCTCGGCGTCGAGCACACCACCCAGGTCACCGCCTACTCCAGCATCACCGGCAAGACCGGCTGGGAGCGCGGCACCACGCTTGTCGGGTGCTTCATCGAGTCGACCAAGGGCACCTTCGTCAAACCGCTGAAGGGCATGAAACACCAGCCACTGTCGAAGTTCCGGTAGGCGGGCGCGAAGATCTCTTCATGAGCGGGCCACGAGAAGGGACGACGGCGTGAGCGACGAGGTGTCGGCCAGTGGCGTCGGATCGCTGCCGGGCAGCGATGTGCGGGGTGCGACGCAGTCGGTGCGGGAGTTGTATGGCGAGGGCGGCGTCCCCTACCTCCCGGAGCTTCCCGCGCGGGGGCCGGGTGCGGACCTCGTCGGGCGCACGGCAGCGCAGCTGGTCGGCCTTGCCGTCGACCTGCAGCCGTCCGGCTGGCGGCTGACGGACGGGTCCGGCCGCGACGCGTCGCGCGCCCGGTCCTTCCTGCGCGAGGACCTGGACGTGCTCGCCGAGGTCTACGACGGTTACACCGGACCGCTCAAGGTCCAACTGTGCGGCCCGTGGACGCTGGCGGCGACCCTGGAGTTGCCGCGTGGCGGGCGAGTGGCGGGCGACCCCGGAGCGACCCGTGACATCGTCCAGTCGCTCGCGGACACCGCGGTCGAACTGTTGACGAGCGTGCAGCGTCTCGTGCCCGGCGCGAGCCTGGTGCAGCAGTGGGACGAGCCGGCGCTGCCGGCGGTGCTCGCCGGCCGGCTGCCGACTGCCTCCGGGTTCGGCCGGGTCCCGGCGACCGATCCGTCCGTCGTGCGTGACGGGCTCACCCACATCACCGAAGTCGTGGCGTCCCATGTCGATGCGCAGGTGCTGCACTGCTGTGCGGCGGACGTGCCGCTGCCGCTCATCCGCCAGGTGTCCGCGCTCGAGCCGTCACTCGATGTCGCGCTGGTCCGCACCGCGCAATGGGACGGTCTGGCGGAACTGGTCGAGTCGGGCCGGCGGATCTGGGCCGGGATCATCCCGACGAACTCGACCGCGCGCCACCCCCGGGACCACGTGGAGCCGTTCATCGAGCAGTGGCACCGGGTCGGGCTGGAAACCGCGCTGTTCGAGCGGCTGGTCGTGACACCCGCGTGCGGCTTGGCGGGCGCCGCACCCGCTGACGCCATACGCATCGGCCGGCTGACCGTCGACGCCGCACACATGTTGCGCGACGCAGTCGCCGAGTGACCCCCGCGGGCGCCGCGACGCCCGTACGTGGGTCGCCCCAGTGGGGATTCCGGTGCGGGTGGTGGCGTCCCGGGCGTGCGTAGGTCGCCCCAGTGGGGATTCCGGAACGGCTACGGCGTCCCGACCGTGCGTAGGTCGCCCCAGTGGGGACTGCGGTGCGGGTGGTGGCGTCCCGGCCGTGCGTAGGTCGCCCCAGTGGGGAGTCCGGTACGGGCTGGGGCCTCCCGGGTGTGCGTTGGTCGCCCCAGTGGGGATTCCGGTGCGGGTGGTGGCGTCCCGGGCATGCGTAGGTCGCCCCAGTGGGGACTTCCTCGCCGGACGCCCACCACCGCCACGAGGTATGGCGCTGTGCTGTCGCCGCCATACGGCAGGATGGCAGCCGTGACCGAGACCGACGGCATCCCGACAGACATCCGGCACGAGTGGACCGAGCTCGCCGACGAGGTGCGGGGGCACCAGTTCGCTTACCACGTGCGCGACGCGCCCACGGTCAGCGATGGCGAATACGACCGGCTGGTGCGCCGGCTCAACGAGATCGAGGACGCCCACCCCGCGTTGCGGACGCCGGACAGCCCGACCCAGCAGGTGGGCGGCGCGATCTTCAACACCGACTTCACCGCGGTCAAGCACGCCGAGCGGATGCTCAGCCTCGACAACGTCTTCAGCGCCGAGGAGCTGGCGGCCTGGGTCGCGCGCGTGCAGCGGGAGGCCGGCGACCAGTCCTTGCACTTCCTGTGCGAGCTGAAGATCGACGGCCTGGCGATCAACCTCACGTACGAGAACGGCCGGCTGGTGCGCGGTGTGACCCGCGGCGACGGCACCACGGGGGAGGACGTGACCTCCAATGTCCGCACGGTCCAAGGCATTCCGCACAAGCTGACCGGGGAGGACGTGCCCGAGCTGGTCGAGGTGCGCGGCGAGATCTTCATGAGCATGTCGGACTTCGAGCAGCTCAACGCCTCCCTGGTCGAGGCCGGCAAACCACCGTTCGCCAACCCGCGCAACACCGCCGCCGGTTCACTGCGGCAGAAGGACCCGCGGGTGACCGCGAGTCGCGCGCTGCGGATGCTGGTGCACGGCATCGGCGCGCGTCGTGGGCTGGACATCCAGCGTCAGTCGCAGGCCTACGAGCTGCTGCACGCGTGGGGGCTGCCGACGTCCACGCACTACAAGGTGGTGCGCGCCCCCGAGCAGGTGCAGGAGTATGTCGAATGGGCCGGAGCCAACCGGCACTCGGTGGAGCACGAGCTGGACGGCGTCGTCGTCAAGGTCGACGAGGTGCCGGTGCAGCGTGCCCTCGGTGCGACGTCGCGCGCCCCGCGCTGGGCGATCGCGTACAAGTACCCGCCGGAGGAGGTCAACACCAAGCTGCTCGACATTGAGGTCAACGTCGGGCGCACCGGGCGGGTCACCCCGTTCGGGGTGATGGAGCCCGTCGTGGTCGCCGGATCCACGGTCGCGAACGCCACGCTGCACAACGCATCCGAGGTGAAGCGCAAGGGTGTCCTGATCGGCGACACCGTGGTGCTGCGCAAGGCCGGTGACGTCATACCCGAGATCCTCGGGCCGGTCGTCGACCTGCGCGACGGCAGCGAGCGGGAGTTCGAGATGCCGACGCACTGCCCGTCGTGCGGCACGCTGCTGGCCTACGAGAAGGACGGTGACAAGGACATCCGCTGTCCCAACTCGCGTAGTTGCCCGTCGCAACTGCGTGAGCGACTCTTCGGACTGGCCGGTCGTGGCGCGTTCGACATCGAGGCGCTCGGTTGGGAGGGCGCGGTGGCCCTGCTCGAGTCGGGTGTGCTGACCGACGAGTCCACCCTCTTCGGGCTGACCCGCGAGCGGCTGATCACGGTGCCGCTCTACACCCGCGCGGCGAAGAAGACCGACCCGGAGGACGTCGTTGTCGACGGAAAGGTGTTGTCCGCCAACGGAGTTCGTCTTCTCGACAATCTCGCCAAGGCCAAGGAGCAGCCGCTCTGGCGGGTGATCGTGGGGCTGTCGATCCGGCACGTCGGCCCGACCGCCGCACGGGCGCTCGCGACCGAGTTCGGTTCGATCGAGGCGATCCGGGCGGCATCCGTCGAGGACCTGGCGGCCGCGGACGGCGTCGGCGGCGTGATCGCGCAGGCCGTCACCGACTGGTTCACCGTCGACTGGCACCGTGAGATCGTCGAGCAGTGGGCCGCCGACGGGGTCCGGATGGCCGACGAGCGTGACGAGTCGATCCCGCAGACGTTGACCGGTCTGACGGTCGTCGTGACCGGCTCGCTGGAGCGCTTCACGCGCGACTCGGCCAAGGAGGAGATCATCGCGCACGGCGGCAAGGCGGCGGGCTCGGTCTCCAAGAAGACCTCGTATGTCGTGCTCGGCGCCAACGCCGGCTCCAAGGCCGACAAGGCGGAGCAGCTCGGCGTCCCCACCCTCGACGAGGAGGGTTTCGAGGCGCTGCTGGCGAACGGGCCGGAGCAGTCTGATCCTGAACCGCCGCCCGCGGACTCCCTCGAGCTGCCTGCGCGGTAGCAGCATCGCAGCTAGGGTCGTCCGGCATGGACATGCTGAAGGATGATCAGATCGTCAGGGCTCAGCTGGCCGACTGGCGCAAGCTGGCACAGGGGTTGCACGCCCGGTACCTCGTTGCGGACTTCGGCACCGGCGCACGATTCGTCAGCACCGTGGGGGAAGCGGGTGACGCCGTCGGGCACCACCCGAGGGTGACGATCGGCGACGGGTATGTCGACCTCCGGCTCGTCAGCCCTGACGCGATCTACCGCACCGACGACGGCACCGAACTCGTCGTCGAATGGGTCACCCAGCAGGACGTCGACCTCGCCAGGCGGATCAGTGGGATCGCTGCCGAGCACGGGCTCGACGCGGACCCGGCCTCGGTGAGTGTCATGGAGCTCGGCCTCGACACCCAGCACTCGGAGACCATCGCCCCGGTCTGGGCGGCGCTGCTCACCGGGGACCCCGAGTCCCAGGGTTATGGCTCACCCAGCGACGAGATCCGCGACGCCCGGGGCCGCGTTCCCAACCTCTGGTTCGGCGACGGCGAGGACTCGGCCCAGCGGTTCCACGTCGAGGTCTACGTCGCACCGGAGGCGGCCGAGCAACGGATCGCCGCAGCGGTCGCCGCGGGTGCGACCGTCGTCGACGACAGTGAGTCCCCGTCGCTCACCGTGCTCGCCGACCAGGACGGCAACAGGGGCGTCCTCTGCGTCGCCCTGTCTCCCGACGAGGCCGAGTAGCGACCGAGGAACCCTGCGGATCGAGTAGCGACCGAGGAACGAGGTCGCGTATCGAGATCGCGAAGCGGCAATAACGACAAGGAGTTTCACAGATGCCCGAAGAGGTTCCGCTGGACGTCGTGCTGGTGCACGTCGACCGTGCCCTGACCGGTATGGCGGCCACGCTGCGCGAGCTGGGTGACGACCTCGCCAACGCCGAGACGGGGCTGCCGGGAGGCAACACGGCATACCAGATCGTGCGGCACTGCTGCGGGGTCTTGGAGTTCTGGGGCGGTCAGGTGCTGGCCGATCGGGAGATCACGCGTGACCGTCCCGCCGAGTTCACCTCGTCCGGCTCCGTCGACGAGCTCATCCTGCTGCTGGAACGCCAGCGGGACGCCTTCACACAGGACCTCGCCGGGTTCGACGGTTCGGCGCCGCCACGCGGCCCGTTGCGTGAGCGGGACCTGGACCGGGACGAGGTGCGCACCCAGGGCGGTGTCCTGATCCACGTCTACGAGGAACTGTCCCAGCACCGCGGCCATCTGGACATCACCGCCGACATCGTGCGGGCTCGGTGACCGCCACTGGCGGGCGCCCGGTCTGCCTGCCACACTCGCCTTGTGTCTGGGTTGTGGCGGTCGTGGTTGCCCGGGCGAAAGCATGGAGCCGCCCGTGGTGTCGGCGTCTTCGGGCCATCCAGTGATGTCGACCCGGCTCAGCTCGTTGAACTGCTGGGTGAGTGCAAGGCGCTGCGCGGATGGGCAAGGGAGCACGACGTCGTCCTGGACGACACTCCCGGCAGCCTGCTCGGGCTGGATCAGCAACTCGACGCATGGAGCGCTGAGCCCGGGATCGGGCCGCGCCTGGGCAACGAGGTCGGCTGTTACCTCGGAACCGTGATCGTCAAGAACATCCCCGGTTCGGCATGGCGAGCGTGGCCGAACGGGCATCCTGTCGTACACCTGCGATCCGGCCGTGACCTCGACGTCATCGCCGAGGCTGCGCATCGAATGCGGTCGCGGCGCAGGAGCCTCAGCGAGATGTACAACGACGTGCGATAGACCGGGCTCGTAGAGTTGCGCAGGTGGATGGGCTGACTCTGCGCGAACGCGTGGTGACCCAACTGCTCACCGCGCTGCAAGCGGTCCGGCCGGACGAGCCGGCGTTGATCGCGATCGATGGTTTCGATGGCGTGGGCAAGACATATCTGGCCCAGGAACTCGCTGCTCTGGCGGATGCCGCGACCCGCCCCATCCTCAACGTGAGCATCGACGGGTTCCACCGACCGAAGGCTGAGCGCGTGGCCGCTGGCCTGGGGGCGGAGGGTTTCTACCGCGGTTCCTACCGGTACGACGTGTTCCGCGCGCTCGTGGTGGACGCTGCGCGGGCCCGACAGCCGATCACTCCGGCAGTCTGGGATGTGGACGCCGATGAAGCGGTCGACGTTGCGACGGTCGACGTCTCCTCGGACGTAATCGTCCTGGTGGACGGCATCTTCCTACAACGTCCCGAGCTCGCGGATGTGTGGGACGCCACGGTCTGGGTCGACGCACCACTCGAGATCACCGTGCCCCGGGGCAACGCGCGCTTCCCAGGAACCCATGACCCTGACCCGGAGGCGCCGGTCAACCAACGGTATGTCGGGGGCCAGCGGCTCTACCTCGCCGAGGCGGACCCGCGTTCACACAGCACGTGGGTGTTCGACAACACCGACCTCGAGCGGCCCACGCTGCGCAACCGGGCGGTGGAGGACGACCGGCATCCACATCGCCGACAGGCCCAGCAATGACCGAAAGGCTCAGAACGAGGACCCCAGCAGGGGCGCTATTACTGGGCCGGTCGGCGTTTTGTGGGCCTGTCGGTCAGCGGTGGTCCGATGCGGAGATCGAGACCTATCTGGACATCGACGACGGCAGGCTCGAAACGGGGCATGCCCGGCGGCGCGGTGAGGTGAGTCGCGGGGCGTCATACCCGCGAGAGAGCACTTGTCGTCGTTTCGAGGGTGCTGAAACGGCAACAAGTGCTCTCTCGACCAGTTGCGCGGGTCCAGCGTCGGATCAGGCGTGCTCGGTCGGCTGCTGCGCAGCCGTGAACGCCTGGTATGCCGCGAGAATGATGTCCACGCACTGGTCCAGCTCCAGCCGCGGGGTGTTGAGCTGCAGGTGGTAGAGCGCCGGGTCGTCGATGTCCCGTCCGTAGAGGTGCTGGACGTATTTCGCCCGGGCCGCGTCCACCTTCGGGAGGTTCTCCTCGGCGGCCTCCGCGCCGACGACGCCGAACTTCACCGCGGCCTGGATCCGCTCCTCGGGGGCGCCATACAGACGGATCCGCAGGACGTCGGTGCGACTCTGCATCGCGGCAGCCCCACCGCGGCCGAGGATGACGGCCCCCTTCGCCAGCGCTTCGCACATGATGCGGTTGGCGTCCGCGCGGAACTCCTGTGCCGCGGCGCCGTCGGCAGCGGCGATCGCGGCGCCACCGGCAATGGTGTCGGCGAGCGGCGCGAGGTTGCGGAAGAAGCGGTCGGCAAAGCTCAGTTTGCGTTCGCCCTCCTGTGCTTCGTCGAGGGACACCTGCAGATCCTGGGCGATCTGGGCGCTGATGGCCCGGTCGAGCATGGCGAAACCGAGGCGTTCGGCGACTCGCGGGGCGACCACACCACCCCCGGCGCCGTAGGCGGACGAAATGGTGATCCCTGGCATGACAGCCTCCTCGGAGAGCGACTTCGGAGAAACTTTGGTCTGCTATCAAGTTGTATCACTGTGCTGTGACCAGTGTGGCGTCCGAACCTAGCGGGCCGCAGGGTCCGGCCGGGCGCACCGTGCCGATGAACGCGAAATAGACTCGTCGCCATGTCTGCGCTCTCCCGCGACGAGGTAGCCCACGTCGCCATGCTCGCCCGCATCCAACTCACCGACGCCGAGCTCGACCGGCTGGCCGGTCAGCTGGACCAGATCGTCGGCTTCGTCGCGACGGTCGGCGAGATCGCCGCCGACGACACTCCGCCGATGTCGCACCCGCTGCCGCTGGAGAACGTCACCCGTGAGGACGTCGTGCGCCCGAGCCTGACGCCGGAGCAGGCACTGGCTGCCGCACCGAAGGCACAGGCCGAGCGCTTCGCCGTGCCGCGCATTCTGGACGAGGACTGAGGGACCCGATGACCGACTACACCCGGATGACCGCGGCGGAGATCGCCGCAGCTCTCGCCTCGGGCGACACGACGTCCGTCGAGGTCACCCAGGCCCACCTGGACCGCATCGCCGACGTCGACGGCGACATCCACGCCTTCCTGCAGGTCGACGCCGAGGGTGCGCTCGCTGCGGCCAAGGCGGTCGACGACGCACGCGCCGCCGGCGAGCAACTCGGCGCGCTCGCCGGCGTGCCGATCGCTGTCAAGGACATCCTGGCGACCAAGGGCCTGGAGACGACGGCGGGCAGCAAGATCCTGGAGGGCTGGATCCCGCCGTACGACGCGACAGTGGTGAGCAAGCTGCGTGCTGCTGGTATGCCGATCCTCGGCAAGACCAATATGGACGAGTTCGCGATGGGCAGCTCGACCGAGCACTCGGCATACGGGCCGACCCGCAACCCGTGGGACCCGGAGCGCATCCCGGGCGGCTCCGGTGGCGGCTCCGCCGCTGCGGTCGCCGCGTTCGAGGCGCCGCTCGCGATCGGCACCGACACCGGCGGTTCGATCCGGCAGCCCGCGTCGGTCACCGGCACCGTCGGCACCAAGCCCACCTACGGCGGTGTCTCGCGGTACGGCATCATCGCGCTGGCCAGCTCGCTGGACCAGGCCGGCCCGTGCACCCGGTCGGTGCTGGACGCCGCACTGCTGCACGAGGTGATCGGCGGCCACGACGTGATGGACTCGACGTCGATCGACGCGCCGGTGCCACCGGTCGTCGAAGCAGCCCGCCGCGGCGACGTTTCCGGTATGAAAATCGGTGTCATCAAAGGCATTTCGGGTGAAGGTTTCCAGCCCGGTGTCAAGCAGCTCTTCGACGAGTCGGTGCAATTGCTCGTCGATCGTGGCGCCAGTGTCGTCGAGGTCGAATGCCCCAGCTTCGAGAAGGGCCTGGCCGCCTACTACCTGATCATGCCGAGCGAGGCCAGCTCCAACCTGGCGCGCTACGACGCGATGCGTTACGGCCTGCGCGTCGGCCCCGAGGGTGTCGACAGCCCGAGCGCCGAGCAGGTCATGGCGGCCACCCGCGAGGCCGGGTTCGGTGACGAGGTGAAGCGCCGCGTCATCCTCGGCACCTACGCGCTGTCCGCGGGCTACTACGACGCCTACTACGGCCAGGCGCAGAAGGTCCGCACCCTGATCGCGCGTGACTTCGCGGCGGCATACGAAAAGGTCGACGTGCTCGTCACGCCCACGGCGCCGACCACGGCGTTCAAGCTCGGCGAGAAGCTGGACGACCCGATGGCGATGTACCTCAACGACGTCGCCACCATCCCGGCGAACCTCGCCG
This genomic window from Flexivirga oryzae contains:
- the ligA gene encoding NAD-dependent DNA ligase LigA, with protein sequence MAAVTETDGIPTDIRHEWTELADEVRGHQFAYHVRDAPTVSDGEYDRLVRRLNEIEDAHPALRTPDSPTQQVGGAIFNTDFTAVKHAERMLSLDNVFSAEELAAWVARVQREAGDQSLHFLCELKIDGLAINLTYENGRLVRGVTRGDGTTGEDVTSNVRTVQGIPHKLTGEDVPELVEVRGEIFMSMSDFEQLNASLVEAGKPPFANPRNTAAGSLRQKDPRVTASRALRMLVHGIGARRGLDIQRQSQAYELLHAWGLPTSTHYKVVRAPEQVQEYVEWAGANRHSVEHELDGVVVKVDEVPVQRALGATSRAPRWAIAYKYPPEEVNTKLLDIEVNVGRTGRVTPFGVMEPVVVAGSTVANATLHNASEVKRKGVLIGDTVVLRKAGDVIPEILGPVVDLRDGSEREFEMPTHCPSCGTLLAYEKDGDKDIRCPNSRSCPSQLRERLFGLAGRGAFDIEALGWEGAVALLESGVLTDESTLFGLTRERLITVPLYTRAAKKTDPEDVVVDGKVLSANGVRLLDNLAKAKEQPLWRVIVGLSIRHVGPTAARALATEFGSIEAIRAASVEDLAAADGVGGVIAQAVTDWFTVDWHREIVEQWAADGVRMADERDESIPQTLTGLTVVVTGSLERFTRDSAKEEIIAHGGKAAGSVSKKTSYVVLGANAGSKADKAEQLGVPTLDEEGFEALLANGPEQSDPEPPPADSLELPAR
- a CDS encoding 4a-hydroxytetrahydrobiopterin dehydratase, which encodes MDMLKDDQIVRAQLADWRKLAQGLHARYLVADFGTGARFVSTVGEAGDAVGHHPRVTIGDGYVDLRLVSPDAIYRTDDGTELVVEWVTQQDVDLARRISGIAAEHGLDADPASVSVMELGLDTQHSETIAPVWAALLTGDPESQGYGSPSDEIRDARGRVPNLWFGDGEDSAQRFHVEVYVAPEAAEQRIAAAVAAGATVVDDSESPSLTVLADQDGNRGVLCVALSPDEAE
- a CDS encoding DUF664 domain-containing protein, which translates into the protein MPEEVPLDVVLVHVDRALTGMAATLRELGDDLANAETGLPGGNTAYQIVRHCCGVLEFWGGQVLADREITRDRPAEFTSSGSVDELILLLERQRDAFTQDLAGFDGSAPPRGPLRERDLDRDEVRTQGGVLIHVYEELSQHRGHLDITADIVRAR
- a CDS encoding DUF6278 family protein, which produces MSGLWRSWLPGRKHGAARGVGVFGPSSDVDPAQLVELLGECKALRGWAREHDVVLDDTPGSLLGLDQQLDAWSAEPGIGPRLGNEVGCYLGTVIVKNIPGSAWRAWPNGHPVVHLRSGRDLDVIAEAAHRMRSRRRSLSEMYNDVR
- a CDS encoding uridine kinase gives rise to the protein MDGLTLRERVVTQLLTALQAVRPDEPALIAIDGFDGVGKTYLAQELAALADAATRPILNVSIDGFHRPKAERVAAGLGAEGFYRGSYRYDVFRALVVDAARARQPITPAVWDVDADEAVDVATVDVSSDVIVLVDGIFLQRPELADVWDATVWVDAPLEITVPRGNARFPGTHDPDPEAPVNQRYVGGQRLYLAEADPRSHSTWVFDNTDLERPTLRNRAVEDDRHPHRRQAQQ
- a CDS encoding AAA family ATPase yields the protein MPGITISSAYGAGGGVVAPRVAERLGFAMLDRAISAQIAQDLQVSLDEAQEGERKLSFADRFFRNLAPLADTIAGGAAIAAADGAAAQEFRADANRIMCEALAKGAVILGRGGAAAMQSRTDVLRIRLYGAPEERIQAAVKFGVVGAEAAEENLPKVDAARAKYVQHLYGRDIDDPALYHLQLNTPRLELDQCVDIILAAYQAFTAAQQPTEHA
- the gatC gene encoding Asp-tRNA(Asn)/Glu-tRNA(Gln) amidotransferase subunit GatC, which codes for MSALSRDEVAHVAMLARIQLTDAELDRLAGQLDQIVGFVATVGEIAADDTPPMSHPLPLENVTREDVVRPSLTPEQALAAAPKAQAERFAVPRILDED